From the genome of Phycisphaeraceae bacterium:
CCCTCGAGCGTGCCGCGCACGACGCCCTCCGCCATGCCCATCGCGAGGAGCTCGCGTGCGAAGGCGTGCGCCTTCACGCTCGCCGCCATCTGCTCGACGATCGCGGCATCCTCATCGCCGAGCGCCGGCTTGCCGCGCTTCTCGGCCCACTCGGCGAATGCCTTCGTCGCCGAGCCGAACGGCTTGCCTGTCTTCTTGTTGATCGGGCCGCCGACCGCGAACTCCTGCTCGTAGCGCTCACGGCCCTCGAGGATCAGCGTGTGCGCAGCGCGCCCGACGAGGAACGCCAGCGAGTCTCGCTCGGGGATGAGCCCCAGCTCCTTGCGACGTAAGAGCTGAGGACACTGTCGGAAGTCCGCGAGCCGATGCGAGGTGAGGTATTCGCCGCGCCGCGCGTGGTAGGCGTCGGCGCTCTCGCGGATCAGGAAGCGAAGGCGGCTGTCGGTCGAATCAGGCTTCGTCGCGGTGGCGATCGGCATGGGTGTCTCCGATGGGAAGTAGTCGCGGCGGTAGTCGCCCTGGCCGAGGCGGACGAGCGGCGCATCGCCGGCGTCGCGTCGGCGCGAGAACGCGCGCATCAGGCGGCGGATGGGCACGCGGCCTCCTTGGTCGATGGAGTAGGGGGTGCCGAGCGCTCCGGGCACCGACAGACGGCAAAGGCCGTCTCGCCATACTCCCGCCGTGCGTAGCCGACGAAGAGCTGGTTCAGAGCCTGGCCGACGTGCGTCGAGGCGTCGATGACCAGAGTGCGGGTGAGCGGACGTCCGGCGAAGCGCGCGTCCATGCGGGCTCTCGCCTCGCCGTGAAGGCTCTCCACGGCGATCAAGGCCAGGTCGAGCGTGGCGAGCACCTCGACAAAGGGCACCTGCGGGTTGAAGACGTACCGATAGACCTCACGCGTCATGCGTGCTGCTCCTTCTGGCGTCCGGTGAGTGATGGGTCGCTACTGGATACCTACGCGGCGCCCATGCCAAGTTGCGCGCGATCACAGGTACTCGCGCAGCCCCGCGTCCTCGAAGACCTCGCGGATCTCGTCGATGTGCCGCTCGACCGCGCTGCGCGGGATGCCGAGCTCGTTGGCGATCGAGTTGACGGTGCCGGTCACGAGCCCCAGCGCGATCGCGCGGTGCAGCTCCGAGAGCCGGGCCAGGACCTCGGCGACATCGCGCTCGAGCTCGCGCAGCCGCTGCGGCACGCTCGACGACTCTGCGATGAGCTGGTGCCGCGGGACCGCGCGGCCGTCACAGTCGAGGGCGGTGTCGTCGAGCGAGCACTCCTCCCTCTCCGGCGACCGCATCTCGGCGAAGCGGTAGCGGATCAGCGTGACGACGCGGCGCTCGACGACGCGGGCGACGAAGGTGTTGAGCTGCGCCTTGGCCGGGTCGAACTTCGGCAGCCGATCGATCAGATCGGTGAGCAGGTCGTGCTCGAGGTCGCAGCGTTCGGTTCGCTTCCGGAGTCGTCGGAACAGCCTGTTGGCGTGGTACTCGACGACTCGGGAGATGGCAGGATCAGTAGGGTCAATCGGGGGTGCAGCGGCTGAGGATCGGTCCATGAAGAATCTCCGTGTTGGGCCGCATCCACTGCGACCAGTTCACGGGGAGTCTCGGGAGACCGACCTGCCGGATCAGTCCTGACTAGTCATGACTTGGAGAGGATTTCTGCCGCACGCACGCCTTGATCGGTGAGGAAGTAGCCGCCAAGCCGGCCGAGATGACGGCCGTTGCCGAGCAGGTTCATCTTCACGAGAGACGAGAGAGCGGCTTTGAAGCTGGCATCCCATGTGTAGCCCGCGAGCTTCGCAAGCGCCTTCTGTCCAGGCGGATTCGATGCATCGGCGCCGACGACTCCCTTCTCATGGAGCGCCGTGATTGCATTGCGTTCCATCTCCTTGAGACGACGCACCTGTTCCGCGACGGCATCACCGGTCGGGTCGGCCGGCCGGCCAGGATTCACTGCAGGTGTGCTCTGACGATGAGACGCCTCCTCGTCCACGCGGAGGCAGAAGTCGCGAACGCGAGCATGCGCCGATGTCATGAGTCGCACGGTGCCGGTCGCTCCGAACGCAATCGACTCGGACATCGCCAGGTGGAGTACCGTCCGGCGCGAGAGCACTGTCGCCAGCGATGGGTCTTCGCTCGGGCGGGGGGTGAGCACGACGAGCGGGACACTCTCCTCGCCAGCGAGTCGGATGATCGTGTCTACGAGTTCCCTGTCCTCACCCACGACGAGGAACACCCCACACGTGACGGATGACTGCGTGCGCAGCGTGCCGATGCGCCGGACGCCTGCCAACGCGTGACGCTCCCACCATCCGATCGGTTCGCAGCGAAGCGCGCCACAGACCCGCTGACACAACCCCCGCAGATCGATCCGATATGCCAGGACCTCCTCGTGCGACAACGTCACCGTCACGCCGTTGGTCGGATCGACCCCAACGACACGGTCTTTCTCGAGCACCAGATCGAGCGGCGGACCAACCCGGCCAAGACGCGGATAGGCGGCGACACGCTCGCCGGTCTTCACGATGAACGGCGCAACGATCGGGTATTCGTCACCCAGCAGCAACTCCCACTCGGCCCTAACCGAGGCGAGTTCCGGCATCGTGTTCAGCGACGACCAGAGTCGGCTTAACTTCCACCATCGATCCCTCGTTCGCATGTCGATCTCCTGCGGTGCGTCCAACAACGAAGCCGCGAGCTTCCAGCCATCGAGTGACAGCATCGCTATCGTCATCACGCACGAATGTCGCGTTGTGCGGAGTCACCTTGACGCGGCGGACGTTCGGGCTGTTGGTGAACTTGATCTCGAACTTCGCCGCGATGATCTTCGGCCTCTGTGGCATCGTCTTGCCGCGATTCCTCAGCCCCTTGAAGATGTCCTTTGACCGGCGAACCTCTGTCTCGATGGGGTCGCCAGGCCACAAGTAGTGGATCTCGACCAAGCGGATGAAGTCGATACCGTCGATGTCTTCGCACAAGAGGGCGCTCTCGCCATCGACCCGAAGCGGATCAAGTGTGTGCTTGTCTGCCTCGCCGAAGAACTCCTCGTCTCCAAGCAGCGCCTGTCCGAAGACCCTGCAGTAGAGGCGCTTCTCGCCGATGGTCTGCGCGTTCGCGCAGAGTTCACCGAGCGTCTTCTCGTAGATCACGACGTCGTACTTCATCGGGCGATAGAGCAAGCTGGCGCTGGACGGGCTATCCACTTCCTCACGGCGAAGGGGTTCCCCATGCTTGACGAGGAAGAGGATGCGATGGTCTTCGGGGAATGCCCTGACCTCACACCGATCCCCTCGCTTGTGCGACGCGAACCATGTCGCGAGCGCGCGTTCGATCGTTCGTAGTGCCCGCTCCGAGGGCTGACGGCATTTCGGCACCGGCTGATCCGCCCGTCTCATCGGGAAGTAGTCGAAGGATCGCGGACGATGGACGAACTGTCTCGCCTGCTGCTGCTCGAGGAGCGTCGGGTCGAGCAGCCAGAGTTGAACCGCCACATCCGCTGGAGTGTGCTCCTCGCCATCGATCGCGATGCCTGCCGCCGCTGCCGCATCGAGGAGCGCGTCCAAGCCCTCGGCGGTGGACAGGTCGGCGAGCAGATACAGCGCATCCACTAGATCGGGCGGAGGGCCATGGGCAGCAGAGGCGAGGATGAGACTGAGCTGGTCGTAGTCGATCTCGCGGCCGTCGTCGGCATCGGGCAGGTCGATGCCGCATCCAGCCAGGTAGGTCTCGAACCGCTCGAGGAAATCGAGGAGGTGCCGTCGCCCGATGCTCCGAAGGACCTTCGGCTCCGTGAATCGGCGAGGGTTGAAGGTCGGCATGCGTCTGGCTCCTCTCGTGGTTCGGCGGCGTTATCCGGGCTTCAGGGTCGGGATAGAGCGGCTGGGCAGCCCAGCCGGACGATGCTATACTACCTCGGAGGTTGACAAACCGCTACTCTGGGATAGACTACATGCCGAAGGATACTGAATGCCAGCCGCCAGACCCCAGAGCCGTTTCCGAGTTCCTGACCGCCTTCAAGCTGGCGATCGACTACGAGCGGTGCGAGTTCCGCGGACGCCCCCGGACCGAGCAGGATCTGATCGATCTCAACCTCACCCGACGGCTGGCCTTGGAGCAGATCTGCCGGCTCACCCCGAGCAACTACTCGGCGGGGCCGACGCCCGACGACACGGATCAGTCAAGAGACGTCTGGATCTTTGGGTGCGATCTTGAAGGCACGGAGGTCTACATCAAGCTCAGACTCAACCCCACCAAGCCGCGCGAGCTGCCTCGCGGAACGGTGTGGTCGTTCCACAAGGCCCAGCATCCGATGCGTTATCCGCTGAGAGGAGCCAGCTCATGATGGAACGAACAATCTACTGCCCCAACTGCGAGTGCGACCGCCTCTTTCGCCCGGAGGAACGCGACGAGCGATTTGATGTTCGAGGTGAGGACGTCTCGCTCAAGGTTCCCGTCTGGGTCTGCGCCGAGTGTGGCGAGTCCGTCGTCGATGCCGCCTTCGGCGATCCGGTCGAGCGCGCGATGGATGCCCATCGAGAGAAGCGCGGCCTGCTGTCGTCGGCGGAGATTCGTCGCATACGCGAACAGTGGAGCTTGAGCCAGGTGGCATTCGCCACGCTGCTCGGAATGAGCCCAGCAACGATTAATCGCTACGAGCAAGGCTCGCTGCAGCAGGAGAAGGAGGATGAGCTGCTGCGCGCCTGCGACAGCCCCGACCGCATGCGCGACCTCCTCAGACGCCGAGGGCACCTGCTTTCGGAGCGCCAGCGTATCGCAGCGGAGGCGAAGCTCGGACCAGTTGCGGCAAGCGGTGTTGCGTATTGGGAAACAGGCTTCTACGAATCGATGCCGGTTGAGGTGTCCAAGCGAAGTGGATTCCGCCAGTTCGATTTCGATCGATACGCCGCAGTGGTGGCGTGGCTCTGCAAGAACGTTCAACTCGTCACGCAGACAAAGCTTTACAAGCTCCTCTTCTACGCGGATTTCATCTGCTTTCGTGCGTCGTCGCGATCGCTCACGGGTGCCGTGTATCGGCGAATGCCGTACGGCCCGGTGCCCGTGGGATTCAGCGGACTGCGTGCGCAGCTCGAAGCCGACGATGTTGTGGTCGTCAGCGAGATGGCGTTCCAGAACGGGAACACGGGCGAGGTCTTCCGCCCTGGCGCGCGAGCAGAGGAGTCCCTCGGTGTGCTGACTGACGACGACATGCGTGTGCTGAAGTTCGTCCGCGATGCTCTCGGTGCTATGACGCCGTCAGACATCAGCGACAAGTCGCACGAAGAGTCGGCGTGGAAGGACACCCTTCCAAAGGATGTGATCAGCTACGAGAAGGCGATGGAGTTGTCGCTTTCGCTCACCAAGTGAACGGAGTCCAGCAATGGCAAAGAAGAGTAACACGCATCACGTGACCTACGACAAGAAGGCTGATGACTGGAAAGTCACACGCGGAGGTGCCGATCGTGCGGCGGGCCGGTTCGACACCAAGCAGCAGGCGGTCGACGCGGCGCGCGAGATCAGCCGCAACCAGAAAACTGAGCTGAAGATTCACAACAAGGATGGCAAGATCGCTCAGTCCGACAGCCACGGCAATGATCCTCATCCGCCGAAGGGCTGATTGCCGAGAACGCTACGGCACGCCGCCCGCTGCTTCCGCCAGTCGGGTATCGCCGCGATCGGCCGCAGTTCCCGTTCGGTGATAGGGTCGCGGCCAGACTCGACCCGGGGCAGGGCGAGGATCGCCTCCTGAATGTCGGGGGCTAGGTGCAGCAGATTCATGATCTGCGTGACGCGGGCGCGCGTCACCTGCCCGAGCCGCGCGATCTCGGCGAGGTCCTTCACCTCGCCGTCGCGGATCAGGTGCTCGAACCGGATCGCCAGCGCCATGAGCCGCGTCACCCGCGGCATCCGGCCGGGCATCGGCGCGGGCGACTCGGGACGCTCGCCGACGACCGCGCGCTTTCGGCCTCGACGGCTGGTGTTGAAGTGCACCTTGAACTCGATGCGCGGCTCGGCTCCGTCGATCACGCGGCGACCTCCTCTTCGTCAGGCGCCCCGACCTCGCTGGCCAAGCCGCGCAGGCCGCTCGGGTGGAACGTCACGCCCACCATCCCGGTGACGCCGTCGTAGTCGACGCGCTTGACCAACAGCCGGACGACGCGGGCCTGCTCCTTCGGCGAGAGCGTCTCCCACACCGGATCGAACGCGGAGAGCGAACGGGCGACCTCGCGCTCGTCGACGATCTCGCGCCCGAGCGTCATCGCCCGCTCGCGCAGCTCCGTCATCCGCTGCTCGCCTGATCGGATGCGATCGTTGAGCTCGCCCAGGCGCGATGATGCGACCGTGCTTGCTCCCGCCTCCGCGGCCAACTCGCGGAGCTCTCGTTCGTACCGCCGAAGCTCGCGCTCGACCGTCCGTTTTTCGCCCTCGATCGTGGCGATTGCCTCGGTTGCCTGCTTCCTCGCGTGCTTCAGCGTCGCGGTGATGAGCGTCGGGTCGCGACCGATCGCCCGGATCTGCTCGACAACGAGCCGCTCGAGCTCCGCAGCCGGAACCGACTTGGACGGGCAGGTGTGCCAGCCGCGCTTCTGCGCGTTGAGGCAGACGTAGTAGCGGTACTGGATGGAGCCGTTGCCGTTCCCATCGCGCCGGGTCGAATAGGTGTGACCCATCGAGCAGCCGCACGGCGTACACCGCAGCAGCCCCTTGAGGAGCGCGCCGTACTTGTTTCGCACCGCGGCTCCGCCCGTTCGGCCGTTGCGGACCAGCAGGCGTTGCGTGCGCTCGAAGAGGTCGGCATCGACGATCGCCGCGTGCTCGCCCTCGTGGACCTCGCTCTTGTACCGCACCTTACCGAGGTAGACGACGTTCGTTAGCAGCTTGAAGAGGCTCGCCTTGTCGAACGCCTTCCCGCCGCGCTCCGCGCCCTTGCGGGTGGTCCAGCGCTTGTTGACCCACCCGCGCTCGTCGATCGCCTTCACCGTCGGGATCAGCGCCTGGTGCTCGAGGTAGAGCGCGAAGATCTCGCGGACGCGCGAAGCCTCGTCCTCGTTGACGATGAGCCGGAAGCCGCGGGGATCGACGTCGTAGCCGAGGATCGGATGGCCGCCCGCCCACTTCCCCTTGCGCCGCGTCGCTGCGATCTTGTCGCGGGTGCGCTCGGAGATGATCTCGCGCTCGAACTGGGCGAAGGAGAGCAGGACGTTGAGGACGAGCCGCCCCATCGACGACGCGGTGTTGAACTGCTGCGTGACGGAGACGAACGACACCTTGCGGCGCTCGAACGTCTCCATCATGCGGGCGAAGTCGAGCAGCGACCGGCTGAGGCGATCGACCTTGTAGACGACGACGCAGTCGACCTTGCCCGACTCGATGTCGGCCATCAGGCGTCTGAGCGCCGGTCGCTCCATGTTGCCGCCCGTGAAGCCGCCGTCGTCGTAGCGATCGGGCAGGCATACCCAGCCTTCGCCCGCCTGGCTCGCGATGTAGTTCTCGCCGCTCTCGCGCTGGGCGTCGAGCGAATTGAACTCCTGCTCGAGGCCCTCCTCGCTCGACTTGCGGGTGTAGATGGCGCAGCGGACCGTCGCGGCGGAGGCGCGGGCCGGGGCCAGCCGGGATCGGCTCATCGGGTGGCCTCCTCGCACCGCGGCTTCTCAAGCCCGAAGAAGAGGTAGCCGTTCCAATGCGCGCCGGTCACCGCCTGGGCGACGGCCGAGAGCGAGCGATAGATCGTGCCCTCGTAGTCGAAGCCCTTCGGCAGCACACGCACGCGGATGGTCCGGCCTCGGTACTGGCGGGTGAGCAAGGCTCCGGGCATCGGGAGCCGACCGTCGCTGGCGACCGAGATCGCCGTGGTCGCGCTTGCGGGGGTCTGCGCTGCGAGGAGCGCCGGGCCGGGCGGCCGCGCGGGGCCGGGTGCCCGCATCCGCAGGTCGGCGTCGTCGGCGATCTCCATCGCCCGCTCGCGAAGCCGCTGCGCCCGCTCCGCGAGATCGCCCTCGGTGTTGGCCTGCACCCGCCACGCGATCCGCCGCACGAGGTACGCCTTGTGACACGAGCGCGTCTCCTCGCCGAAGACCTCGGCGTAGCGCCGCCGCAGTTCGGTCACCGTCATGCGCTCGAGCTCGCTCATCAACCGTCCGACGTTCAACGCCACGCATCGCTCCTTTCTGGCTTCAGACATCGCTGCATCTCCGAGCCGTTAACCAGTGGAACGATCAGGGCGTGAGCCACGAGGAAGATCAAGGCATGTCGGCGCGTCCTCGGCGAGATTCTGAAGATCGTCGAAGTCGCCAACGATGCGGCCATGCAGGCGGAGAATGCCGCGAGCGAAGATGCTCGCGACCTCGTCGCGGCGCTCCGCCGTGGACATGCCTTCGGGGTCGTCGTGATCGAGGCGCAGCGACATCGCGGACTCCTTGCGGGAGCTGTGAACGCGCGACCATCCGTGGTCGGTCGATCGTGCTCGGATTCAGAGGCGGCTGTTAAACGAAGCCGCTACTGGATACCTACGCGGCGGAGGGCCGGAGTTGCTCGAACCGCCGCGAGATGTCACGGCCGCTCGAAGATTGTGCTCGTCTTCCTCAGGGCGAAGTGACGGAAGTACTTGTTCGGCGACTGCTCGACGGAGTCACGTGTCAGCAGATCGACGGAGCGGCCGAACAGCGCCTCGAGGTCTTGCTGGAGTGCGACGATGGCCAATCCGACCGGTGCTCCAGATTCGAACGTCACGAGTATGTCTATGTCGCTCCCGGCTTCGACAACACCGAGTGCATGGCTTCCGAAGAGCTCCAGTCGCGCGACCCAATGCTTCTCACACAGTCGGGCGAGGCGTTCGGGATCGACCGGGGGCATTTCGGGCTGCATGCTGGTACAACCAGTGTTTCCGAGTCTCGCTCGGGGTGCGAGAGCAACCCTGCTGTTAAACTCACGCGAGGTGTCAACCCGAGAGCGCGAGAGTCCGAGAGGGTTGCGCTCGGTGGCCCGAGAGGAACCGTGACGGTTGCGCTCGGACCCCGAGATTCGGCTTCGGAACTGAGAGCGCCGCTGCCGAAGGCGGGTGGCCAGAAACGCCCGCACCTGCGGGAGATTGACGCGATTCGGCCCGATGCGGGCTCAACGCCCGAGCCGTAAACCAAACAACCGCCGCAGTTTCGCGGCGGTTGAGTGAACTCCCTGATCGCAACGAGATCAAAGTTTAGCTGAGGCACGGGAGGCGTGTTTGGGGCGGAATGGTAGTTAACAGGTGGGCGCATGGTCTTGTACCACGGCACTCTGCGACTTGATATCGATGAGTTGCTTCACCCAGAGCACGCCGCCTCCGGTGCCCGCAGTGAGGCGAAGAGACCCAAGCGTGGCTGATCTGACCGGGGTGGGTCAGATCTCGATGCTCGGCAGTGGGTCAGTTTGCGCGCGAATTGACAGTCGGGACACCTGAACAACCAGGCCTGACGGGCGATGGAGGTGGTTGGGTGAATCTCAAGTGATTAGCTGGGATCCCGTCGCAGTCGCCGGGGGGCCGATCGAGCCGGCCCTGCTGCACGGTGCCACTCGCTCTCGCTCATGCCCACGCGAGACTCAGGCTCCGTTTCCAGTTGTAGACCACGAGACGCATTGCGAAGTCGAACTCGTTCCGTCGCTGCCCTCGGTACCGCACTCGGCTGTACCCCATCTGTTTCAGCCATGCGAACGGACCCTATGTAGCCAAAGTGCGTCTGGCGGGACTTCTTCGTGAAGCTCGCTCCCAGATCGCGCGTGCTCGTCCCGTTGTCCCGCGTCGATCTACGCGCCTGCTCGATGATCGTCGCATCGACGAGCGTGCCCTCCTTCACCAGCAATCCACCCTTCTCGAGCTGAGCCAGCGTCGCCTCGAAGATCGTTCGATCGAGTCCCGACTCGCGAAGTCGACGACGGAATACCACGAAGGTCGTCTCGTCCGGCGTCGCGTCCGTCAGACTCAAGCCGATGAATCGCCGGAACGAGAGGCGGTCCTTCAGGCACTCTTCGAGCTGCGCGTCACCAAGGTTGAACCACTTCGCAAGACGCATGCAGCGGAGCATCGTCTCCGGCTGCCACGCCGGTCGACCGCCCTTGTTCTCGCCGCCTCGCTTCGCGCGGTACTCCGCAAGCTTCGCGATCGGTGCCACGAGATCCTTCCATGCAACGGCCGCATCCAGGCGATCGAGCAGCTTCGCCGTCCTCGGCCCGCCGAGGTCCGCCGTCATCCCGTCGACCAGTCCCATGTCCGCATTGATTCGTTGCGCCATTGTGATCCTCGCCGGCCGGCATCATCGCCGATCCGACGAACACCTCGCGGCCGACCCGTTCGCGGTCTTCTTGGAACCGGCGAATTCATCCTGGTTGTTCAGAGATCCCATTCGAGGTGATCGTGGAGGGCGTTGTGTTCTTGCCATCGCCGGGGGGTACTCCGACTCGGAGACGCCGTAGGCCTGTACAAGTGCAGCGCGACCCGGAATCGCACGAACCGAAACCCAACCGAAGCGGTATGCTCTTCCCACCCGATACACCCATCAGATGTCCCCAGCCCTTGTCAAAATCGTCGCCATGCTCCTGCTCGTTGTACAAGGGGCGATCGCGTCGGCTCCGGGAAGGGTCCTTTGCATTCCGGTCGTAAACTGCGGCACACACGAATCGGAAACTGCCGAAGTGTGCTCGCATTGTGACACCCGGGGTATGGCCGACGCGGGGAGCAGGGTTGGTGCCCCGAGCCACCATGAGGGACCGTACGGAACCGCGTTTCACCCCGACGATGAGTGCGGCTGCCACCTCCATATCCCGGTACCAGGCGACGAGCAGGTTCCCAGCAATCCGATGAGTGGTGGGCAAGACCCTCGGTCGTGCATCGCACCGCTGCTTGAGGCCGTCGTCATTGGTTGGAACTTCGATCCGCCGGTTGCCGAACGGCCTCGTCTCCAGCCCCCTGATTTCAGCGCCTCCGACCAGATCGTGGGTCTGAAGACGACCCATCTACTTATCTAGCGCCGATGTTCCCGCCCGCCGCCGCTCGGACAATTGTCTGGAGCGGCGGGCGATGTCGTTCTCCTGCTGTGGGCCTTTCGGCATGCACGCAGGTCTTGGCGTTGTTCCCACCACAATTGGGTTTGATCTGGCTCAGTGGTGTTCGCCGTGGCTCCGCGTTGCGGACGGCCATGATGGGCTGAGCTTCCACCTGTTCGGAAACTTACTGATGGTCAAGTCACACGAAGACCGGTCCGAAGGCGGACTGCGGCGGCGGTTCACGGGGATTTCTCTGGCTGCACTTGTCGCGCTCACCGGGGGAGGCTGCCAGTCGTACGAGCAACGGCCGCTCGACATGACTGGACACCAAGCCGCGTTCCTCGCACGGACGCCGGAAAGTCCGGAAGTCAGGACATTCGCGGAAAGCCTCGCGGCGAGGTCATCAGCGCCCGCGGGCGGGATGGTGGTGTTCGATCCCGGCGACGGCATTACCTGCGAGGAAGCCGAGGTCATCGCGCTTGTGTTCAACACCGACCTCCGAGTCGCTCGCTTGCGGGCGGGGGTCACCCAGGCGACCGCGGAGAACGCGGGGCTTTGGCAAGACCCAACGGTCGGCGTCGACCTGAACCGCATCATCCAGAGCACGCCCGAGCCTTGGAAAGTCTTCACGAGTGTCGGCCTCACGATCCCGATCTCGGGCCGACTGGAAATCGAGAAGCAGCGGGCGGGTGTGGAACACGCCGCAGAGCTCGCACGGGTTGCCCAGCGCGAATGGATGGTGCGGACGTCGGTTCGGCGGGCATGGAGCGAATGGTCGGCGCTGAACGCGCAGCTCGCGGTCACGCGCGACTTCCTGTCCCAAGTGGACCAGATCCTCTCTGTCGTCGACAAGATGGAGCAGGCGGGGGAGATGGCCAGGACCGAGGCGCGGCTCTTCCGCATCGAGAAGGCAACGAAGGCCGCAGACCTCGCCGTACTTGAGTCCCGAGTTCGTGAAGCAGATCTTCGGCTTCGCCAACTCATGGGGATGTCACCCGACGCTCCGCTTCGGTTGCACGCCGACGGGGTCGGGCCGACCCGGTCGAGAGTGCACTCCGGAATGGACACCGCCGAGCTCGAGCGCCGGAACCCGGCGATGCTGGTCGCCGCCGCCGAATACGAGGCCGCCGAGAAGACCCTTGAACTTGAGGTTCGCAAGCAGTATCCCGACTTGCTCATCGGACCTGGCTATGGGAACGAGGACGGCCAAGACCAGGTGCGACTAGGCTTATCTCTTGCCGTCCCGATCCTGAACGCCAACCGTCGCGGCATCGCTGAGGCGCGGGCGCAGCGCGAAGTCACCCGGGCCGCTGCCGAGGCCACACTGGAGCAGACCATCACCGCCGTTCGCGCGGCCGAGGTGCGGCTCATGGCTGCGACGCAACGCCGCTCGACTCTGGAATCGGAGATCGTGCCGCTGGTCGACGCGCAATACGCCGATGCCCGCCAAGTGGCCCGACTGGGCGAAGTGAACACACTGGTGCTCTTGGAGAGCCTGACGCGGCAACAAGAAGCCAAAGTCGGGCTCGTTGAAGCGGTACGCGATGAGGCGCTCGCCGGAGTTGATCTGGACGAGCTTCTCGGCCCCGAAGCGTTGACGTCTCCGAGTGGGCCTGCCGCGATTCCCGATACTCCGAGAATTGCTGCTCCTTCGAGCGGCAAGCCAGCTTCGGAAGGCACCCCCACGAAATCCACCGGCGCGGGCGCGCGCTGATCGCCTCCGCACAAGGAACACACTATGAACACCACACAAAGCAGACTCTCGAAGATGCTGCTCGCCGGTGGGCTGGCCCTGTCCATGCCGCTCGCGATTGCCCTCACCGGCTGCGAGAAGAAGGAAACGGCGCACGGCACGGACGACGGATACGACCACGTCAGCGAAGCGGCCGGAGCCGGAGGGGGCGCGGCCAAGGAGGGCGAGTCCGCACCTTCCAATCGCGTCGATATCCCGGCCTCGGTCCGGCAGAACCTCGGCATCACGTTCGCCAAGGTCGAGTCTCGGAACGTGGCGCAGACGCTCCGCGTCCCGGGACGGTTCGAGCTCTTGCCCACGGCCCGGCGCGAGTATCGCACGCCGCTGTCGGGCCGAGTCGACATCCTGGTGAGCCAGTACCAGAAGGTCGAACCCGGAACGCCGCTCTACCGAGTCGATGCCGCCGCGTGGCGTGACCTGCCTGAACAGATTGCCGCAACATCGGCAAGAGTCGAGTCAATGGCTCCGCTCTTGGCAGCGCAGGCTGATCACGAGAGAAGTCTTGCAGAAAGGGTTGCTCTCTGGCAGGAGCGGTTGGATCAACTGGACACCCTCCGAAACGCGGGAGGCGGAAGTGCGACCCAGTTCACGGAAGCTCGGGCGACGCTCAATTCAAGCCAGAGTGAACTGTCCGTTGCCCGCGGCAGGAGCGCGGAGCTCGCCGCCCAGAAGAAGCAGGCGGAGGCCGAGCTTCGGTCGCTGACCTCGCGGCATGAACTCCTCGTTCGGGGTGCCAATTGCGGCAATCGTCACGAAGGCATCGATGCAGGAAGCGGATACACGGTGTGCGCTGTTGCTGAGGGAGTCGTTGAATCGGTCGGGATCACGCCGGGTGGCCTGGCTGAAGAGAACGGCCACATCGTGACACTGGTGCAGCCGGACCAAATCA
Proteins encoded in this window:
- a CDS encoding TolC family protein, with the protein product MTGHQAAFLARTPESPEVRTFAESLAARSSAPAGGMVVFDPGDGITCEEAEVIALVFNTDLRVARLRAGVTQATAENAGLWQDPTVGVDLNRIIQSTPEPWKVFTSVGLTIPISGRLEIEKQRAGVEHAAELARVAQREWMVRTSVRRAWSEWSALNAQLAVTRDFLSQVDQILSVVDKMEQAGEMARTEARLFRIEKATKAADLAVLESRVREADLRLRQLMGMSPDAPLRLHADGVGPTRSRVHSGMDTAELERRNPAMLVAAAEYEAAEKTLELEVRKQYPDLLIGPGYGNEDGQDQVRLGLSLAVPILNANRRGIAEARAQREVTRAAAEATLEQTITAVRAAEVRLMAATQRRSTLESEIVPLVDAQYADARQVARLGEVNTLVLLESLTRQQEAKVGLVEAVRDEALAGVDLDELLGPEALTSPSGPAAIPDTPRIAAPSSGKPASEGTPTKSTGAGAR